One window from the genome of Hoplias malabaricus isolate fHopMal1 chromosome 18, fHopMal1.hap1, whole genome shotgun sequence encodes:
- the LOC136674321 gene encoding LOW QUALITY PROTEIN: lysozyme C-like (The sequence of the model RefSeq protein was modified relative to this genomic sequence to represent the inferred CDS: deleted 1 base in 1 codon) produces MKVFLLVLFVGAAKAMYYTNLELVSTLQAAGMDGYAGVSLANWVCLAFAESSYNTNAIHYDSDGSTDYGIFQINDRWWCSNGQFPSYNGCGISCNQLMSDNIQAEIACAKIIVKQQVISAWVGWQLRCEGQDVSQYIAGCGV; encoded by the exons ATGAAGGTTTTCCTGCTAGTTCTGTTTGTGGGGGCTGCCAAGGCCATGTATTACACCAAC CTCGAACTAGTGAGCACGCTGCAAGCAGCTGGAATGGACGGCTATGCTGGTGTGAGCCTGGCTAACT GGGTGTGTTTGGCCTTTGCAGAGTCCAGCTATAACACCAATGCCATCCACTATGACTCTGATGGCTCAACGGACTATGGCATTTTCCAGATCAATGACCGTTGGTGGTGTTCCAATGGCCAGTTCCCCAGCTACAATGGATGTGGAATCTCCTGCAACC AGCTAATGAGTGATAACATCCAAGCGGAAATTGCATGTGCCAAGATCATTGTGAAACAGCAGGTCATCTCTGCATG GGTTGGTTGGCAGCTTCGTTGTGAGGGACAGGATGTGAGCCAGTACATTGCAGGTTGTGGAGTTTAA